The Pseudomonas sp. FP2309 genomic sequence GCCGGAGAGGCCGGCCGCGGGTTTGCCGTGGTGGCCGATGAGGTGCGCAAGCTGTCGAGTATGTCCGGCGAAACCGGGCGCAAGATCAGTGAGACCGTCAACACCGTCAATGCGGCCATTGCCCGCACGGTGCAAATGTCCCGTCACCATGCCGAACAAGACACCCTGACCCTCGCGGACTCGGAGCGGGTGGTGTCGCAGGTCATCGAACATTTTCGCGGTACCGCCCAGCGCATCGTGGGTAACAGCCATGACCTGCAGCAACAGAACGCCAACGTCGCCAACGAGATTGCCCAGGTGCTGGTCGCCTTGCAGTTTCAGGATCGTGTCAGCCAGATGCTGGCGCTGATCACCAGCGACCTGGACAAATTACAGCTGCAGTTGAGCGAGCGTCACGCCTCGCGCCTGGACGGACAGGCGTTGGCGCCGATGGCCAGCGAGCGTTGGCTGCAGGAGCTGTCACGGACCTACACCATGCCCGAGCAACACGCCATCCACGGCGGCAAGACCCACGCCAAGGCTGACGCCAGCGAAATCACCTTTTTCTAGAGGAGCTTTTCCGATGAGCAAAACCATTCTGATCGTCGACGACTCGGCTTCCATCCGGCAGGTGGTGAGCATCACGCTCAAGGGCGCGGGTTACGACGTGATTGAGGGCTGTGATGGCCGCGATGCGCTGAGCAAGCTCGATGGTCGAAAAATCCACCTGATTGTCAGTGATGTGAACATGCCGAACATGGACGGCCTCAGCTTCGTCAAGGCCGCCAAGCTGTTGCCGGCCTACAAATTCACCCCGGTCATCATGCTGACCACCGAGGCCAGTGATGCGATGAAGCAGCAGGGTCAGGCGTCCGGTGCGAAGGCCTGGATGGTCAAGCCGTTTCAGCCCGCGCAAATGCTCACTGCGGTTTCCAAGTTGATCCTGCCATAGCGATGACCAGCGAGCGCTGGCCAGGAGGTTTCCATGAAAAGCACTGCCCCGATGCTGCGCCGAATCCAGGTCATGGAAGGCCCGCTGACGATCTACACGGCCACTGAACAAAAAGAAGTGTTGTTGTCGCTGTTTCCCCTGGCCCATGAGGTTG encodes the following:
- a CDS encoding response regulator, which produces MSKTILIVDDSASIRQVVSITLKGAGYDVIEGCDGRDALSKLDGRKIHLIVSDVNMPNMDGLSFVKAAKLLPAYKFTPVIMLTTEASDAMKQQGQASGAKAWMVKPFQPAQMLTAVSKLILP